In a single window of the Bacillus clarus genome:
- a CDS encoding YktB family protein, which produces MTLQTFTSTDFAVFTVDGLEERMSAIKTNTHPKLEALGEQFSQYLSKQTDKNFFYHVAKHARRKVNPPNDTWVAFSTNKRGYKMLPHFQIGLWGTHAFIYFGLIYECPQKVESAHAFLEHLNDLKTSIPNDFVWSIDHTKPGVKLHKTLETEDLQKMIERLATVKKAELLVGIHITPEEFSAMTNEQFLAKIESTMQSLLPLYAICNR; this is translated from the coding sequence ATGACACTACAAACATTCACATCAACTGACTTTGCTGTCTTTACTGTTGATGGTCTTGAAGAACGAATGAGTGCAATTAAAACGAATACTCACCCTAAACTTGAAGCTTTAGGAGAACAGTTTTCACAGTATTTATCAAAACAAACTGACAAAAACTTTTTCTACCATGTAGCGAAACATGCACGCCGCAAAGTCAATCCACCAAACGATACTTGGGTTGCTTTTTCAACAAATAAACGCGGATATAAAATGCTACCACATTTTCAAATTGGGTTATGGGGTACCCATGCCTTCATATACTTTGGTTTAATATATGAGTGTCCACAAAAAGTGGAATCGGCTCATGCCTTCTTAGAACATTTAAATGATTTAAAAACAAGTATTCCAAATGACTTCGTTTGGTCCATTGACCATACTAAACCAGGTGTAAAATTACATAAAACTCTTGAAACCGAAGATTTGCAAAAAATGATTGAGCGTTTAGCGACTGTGAAAAAAGCGGAATTATTAGTTGGTATTCATATAACACCAGAGGAGTTTTCAGCAATGACCAACGAGCAATTCCTTGCTAAGATTGAATCTACGATGCAATCACTCCTTCCTTTATATGCGATTTGTAATCGATAG
- a CDS encoding UPF0223 family protein, with translation MEYQYPLDYDWSNEEMVTIVTFYEAIEKAYEKGIVREELMGLYRRFKEIVPSKAEEKKIDKEFQEVSGYSIYRAIQKAKEVEDQKIVKI, from the coding sequence ATGGAATATCAATATCCACTTGACTATGATTGGTCAAACGAGGAAATGGTTACAATTGTGACATTTTATGAGGCAATTGAAAAAGCATATGAAAAAGGAATTGTAAGAGAAGAATTGATGGGATTATATCGTCGTTTTAAAGAGATTGTTCCATCGAAAGCAGAAGAAAAGAAAATTGATAAAGAGTTTCAAGAGGTAAGTGGATATTCTATATACCGCGCGATTCAAAAGGCAAAAGAAGTAGAAGATCAAAAGATTGTAAAAATATAA
- a CDS encoding aminotransferase class I/II-fold pyridoxal phosphate-dependent enzyme: MSQYETPLFTALVEHSKRNPIQFHIPGHKKGQGMDPIFREFIGHNVLAIDLINIAPLDDLHHPKGMIKEAQDLAAAAFGADHTFFSVQGTSGAIMTMVMSVCGPGDKILVPRNVHKSVMSAIIFSGAKPIFMHPEIDPKLGISHGITIRSVQKALEEHSDAKGLLVINPTYFGFVADLEQIVELAHSYDIPVLVDEAHGVHIHFHDELPMSAMQAGADMAATSVHKLGGSLTQSSILNVKEGLVNVKHVQSIISMLTTTSTSYILLASLDVARKRLATEGNALIEQTIQLAEHVRNTINDIKHLYCPGKEMLGTDATFNYDPTKIIVSVKDLGITGHEAEIWLREHYNIEVELSDLYNILCLITLGDTEDETNTLITALQELATTFKHRADKGVQVQVEIPEIPVLALSPRDAFYSETEVIPFENAAGRIIADFVMVYPPGIPIFTPGEIITQENLDYIHKNLEAGLPVQGPEDMTLQTLRVIKEYKPIS, from the coding sequence TTGTCCCAATACGAAACACCATTGTTTACCGCTTTAGTTGAGCACAGTAAGCGAAATCCAATTCAATTCCATATTCCTGGACATAAAAAAGGACAAGGAATGGATCCTATATTTCGCGAATTTATTGGGCATAATGTATTAGCAATTGATTTAATTAATATCGCGCCGCTCGATGATTTACATCATCCAAAAGGTATGATTAAGGAAGCACAAGATTTAGCTGCTGCAGCATTCGGTGCAGATCATACTTTCTTTTCTGTTCAAGGTACAAGTGGTGCAATTATGACAATGGTGATGAGCGTTTGTGGTCCAGGAGATAAAATTCTCGTGCCACGAAACGTTCATAAATCAGTAATGTCAGCTATTATTTTCTCAGGTGCAAAACCGATTTTCATGCATCCTGAAATTGATCCGAAACTCGGTATTTCACACGGGATTACGATCCGATCTGTCCAAAAGGCACTTGAAGAGCATTCTGATGCCAAAGGATTACTTGTTATTAATCCAACCTACTTCGGGTTTGTTGCAGACTTAGAGCAAATTGTAGAGTTAGCTCATTCCTATGACATACCTGTATTAGTTGATGAAGCCCACGGTGTTCATATTCATTTTCATGATGAATTACCGATGTCAGCTATGCAAGCAGGCGCAGACATGGCAGCAACAAGTGTTCACAAATTAGGTGGCTCTTTAACACAAAGCTCGATACTTAATGTAAAAGAAGGTCTTGTTAATGTGAAGCATGTCCAATCTATTATTAGCATGCTTACGACTACATCTACGTCTTATATTTTGTTAGCTTCTCTCGATGTCGCAAGAAAACGTCTTGCAACAGAAGGAAATGCACTCATAGAACAAACGATACAATTAGCCGAACATGTCCGTAACACTATAAATGATATTAAACATCTTTATTGTCCTGGAAAAGAAATGTTAGGCACAGATGCTACGTTTAACTATGATCCTACAAAGATAATTGTATCTGTAAAAGATTTAGGTATTACAGGCCATGAAGCTGAGATATGGCTCAGAGAACATTACAACATTGAAGTTGAGCTCTCTGATTTATATAACATTCTATGTCTTATCACGCTTGGTGATACAGAAGACGAAACAAATACACTTATTACAGCATTGCAAGAGTTGGCAACAACATTTAAGCATAGAGCGGATAAAGGCGTTCAAGTACAAGTCGAAATTCCAGAAATCCCTGTACTAGCCCTTTCTCCTCGAGATGCCTTTTATTCAGAAACAGAGGTCATTCCTTTTGAAAATGCAGCTGGCCGTATTATAGCTGATTTCGTTATGGTATATCCACCAGGGATTCCAATTTTCACTCCCGGTGAAATTATTACACAAGAAAACTTAGATTATATCCATAAAAACTTAGAAGCCGGTTTACCAGTACAAGGTCCGGAAGACATGACATTACAAACATTACGCGTTATTAAAGAATACAAGCCTATCAGTTGA
- a CDS encoding protein-glutamine gamma-glutamyltransferase — MIVIGRSIVHPYITNEHEPFATEKQQILSIMAGNQEVYSFRTADELSFDLNVRINIITSALELFQSGLQFRTFQQSFCNPEFWQRTSLGGFQLLPNTPSSVAIQDIFKNGKLYGTECATAMIIIFYKALLALYDEETFNHLFANLLLYTWDYDRDLKLITKTSGDIVPGDLVYFKNPQVNPTAIEWQGENTIYLGNFFFYGHGVGVKTKEQIIYLLNERRVPYAFISAYLTDFITRIDSRLMSQYASPNTLQTSIGFIPIRDDAIVATVGHTTTIY, encoded by the coding sequence ATGATTGTGATAGGCCGCTCTATTGTACATCCTTATATCACAAATGAACACGAACCATTTGCTACTGAGAAACAACAAATTTTATCCATAATGGCTGGAAATCAAGAGGTTTACTCCTTTCGAACGGCTGATGAGCTCAGCTTTGATCTTAATGTACGAATTAACATTATCACTTCTGCATTAGAGCTTTTTCAAAGCGGATTGCAGTTTCGTACATTCCAACAATCTTTTTGCAATCCTGAGTTTTGGCAAAGGACATCACTTGGAGGGTTTCAACTCCTTCCAAATACACCTTCCTCTGTTGCAATACAAGATATTTTTAAAAACGGCAAACTGTATGGAACAGAATGTGCAACAGCAATGATTATCATCTTCTATAAAGCACTACTAGCATTATATGATGAAGAAACGTTCAACCATTTATTCGCAAACCTCTTACTTTATACATGGGATTATGATCGTGATCTAAAGCTCATAACAAAAACGAGTGGTGACATCGTTCCCGGTGACCTCGTTTACTTTAAAAATCCACAAGTAAATCCAACTGCAATTGAATGGCAAGGAGAAAATACAATTTACCTCGGGAATTTCTTTTTTTACGGCCATGGTGTAGGTGTAAAAACGAAAGAACAGATTATTTATTTATTAAATGAACGCAGAGTCCCCTACGCCTTTATATCGGCTTATTTGACTGATTTTATCACCCGTATTGATAGTCGCCTTATGAGTCAATACGCTTCTCCTAACACGCTACAAACATCCATAGGGTTTATTCCTATTAGAGATGATGCAATCGTTGCAACAGTTGGTCACACAACTACTATCTATTAA
- a CDS encoding GapA-binding peptide SR1P has protein sequence MGTIVCQVCEGTIAHFEDEKTTVLYGKCGSHCECDHKAHTKAQ, from the coding sequence ATGGGAACAATCGTATGTCAAGTATGTGAAGGAACAATTGCACATTTTGAAGATGAAAAAACAACAGTACTATACGGCAAGTGTGGATCTCATTGCGAATGTGATCACAAAGCACATACGAAAGCCCAATAA
- a CDS encoding GapA-binding peptide SR1P gives MGTIVCQVCEGTIAHFEDEKTTVLYGKCGSHCECDHKEHTKA, from the coding sequence ATGGGAACAATCGTATGTCAAGTATGTGAAGGAACAATTGCACATTTTGAAGACGAAAAAACAACAGTACTATACGGCAAGTGTGGATCTCATTGCGAATGTGATCATAAAGAGCATACAAAGGCCTAA
- a CDS encoding GapA-binding peptide SR1P, translating into MGTIVCQDCEGTIAHFEDEKVTVLYGKCGSCGCDHTEHTKAQ; encoded by the coding sequence ATGGGAACAATCGTATGTCAAGATTGTGAAGGTACAATTGCACACTTCGAGGATGAGAAAGTAACGGTACTTTACGGGAAATGTGGATCTTGCGGATGTGATCACACAGAGCATACAAAGGCCCAGTAG
- a CDS encoding DUF3055 domain-containing protein — MFEKLYDEHESVKVRFLGLMTHDTRYDFGVIYTNMFFGKPLVVCMQTGRATLLGPDDVENVQHVQEIFKLGSEKEATDLAQFFKFLVPSSSLHAEYEE, encoded by the coding sequence ATGTTTGAAAAATTGTATGATGAGCATGAAAGTGTGAAGGTACGGTTTTTAGGATTGATGACACATGATACGCGTTATGATTTTGGGGTCATCTATACAAATATGTTTTTTGGAAAGCCACTTGTAGTTTGTATGCAAACAGGGAGAGCGACTCTTCTTGGGCCAGATGATGTAGAGAACGTTCAACATGTACAAGAAATCTTTAAACTGGGATCGGAGAAAGAGGCGACGGATTTAGCTCAATTTTTTAAATTTCTTGTTCCATCTTCGTCTTTACATGCAGAGTATGAAGAATAA
- a CDS encoding DUF1885 family protein, translated as MQHAFITLVPKSKQQSISLEDVKQLFQYYKTITSQTGVQVSYAYTNFAFPYEILDTSDTTLKLQSSHDRYDSIYIGVGVENEQSFIQISLPQTATFGDKGKANEFSRFLAKKLEGELQLFNGRTMYFYKR; from the coding sequence ATGCAGCATGCATTTATTACACTTGTACCTAAATCTAAGCAACAATCTATCTCACTTGAAGACGTCAAACAACTTTTTCAATACTATAAAACAATCACTTCTCAAACCGGCGTTCAAGTTAGTTATGCATATACTAATTTTGCCTTTCCTTATGAAATATTAGATACTTCAGACACAACATTGAAATTGCAATCTAGTCACGATCGATACGATTCTATTTATATTGGCGTGGGAGTAGAAAACGAGCAATCATTCATTCAAATTTCCTTACCTCAAACTGCCACCTTTGGTGATAAAGGAAAGGCAAATGAATTCAGCCGCTTTTTAGCGAAAAAATTAGAGGGTGAATTACAACTATTTAATGGAAGAACAATGTATTTTTATAAACGTTAG
- the lpdA gene encoding dihydrolipoyl dehydrogenase, with translation MVVGDFPIELDTVVVGAGPGGYVAAIRAAQLGQKVAIIEKANLGGVCLNVGCIPSKALINAGHRYENAMHSDDMGITAENVKVDFTKVQEWKNGVVKKLTGGVEGLLKGNKVEIIRGEAYFVDANTLRVMTEDAAQTYTFKNAVLATGSTPIEIPGFKYSKRVINSTGALSLPEIPKKLVVIGGGYIGMELGTAYANFGTEVTVVEAGDEILAGFEKAMSSVVKRALQKKGNVNIHTKAMAKGVEETETGVKVSFEVKGEIQTVEADYVLVTVGRRPNTQEIGLEQVGVKMTDRGIIEIDEQCRTNVPNIYAIGDIVPGPPLAHKASYEGKVAVEAISGHASAIDYIGIPAVCFTDPELASVGYTKKQAEEAGMTVVVSKFPFAANGRALSLNSTDGFVQLVTRKEDGLLVGAQVAGAGASDIISEIGLAIEAGMTAEDIAQTIHAHPTLGEITMEAAEVALGMPIHIVK, from the coding sequence ATGGTAGTAGGAGATTTCCCAATTGAATTAGATACAGTCGTTGTTGGTGCAGGTCCTGGTGGATACGTTGCGGCAATTCGTGCAGCACAATTAGGTCAAAAGGTAGCAATTATTGAAAAAGCTAACCTTGGTGGCGTATGCTTAAACGTTGGATGTATTCCTTCAAAAGCGTTAATTAATGCAGGTCATCGTTATGAGAATGCAATGCATTCTGATGACATGGGTATCACTGCAGAGAACGTAAAAGTTGATTTCACAAAAGTTCAAGAATGGAAAAACGGCGTAGTTAAGAAATTAACTGGCGGTGTTGAAGGCCTTCTTAAAGGAAACAAAGTTGAAATCATTCGCGGTGAAGCTTACTTCGTAGATGCTAACACATTACGCGTAATGACTGAAGATGCAGCTCAAACTTATACGTTTAAAAATGCTGTTCTTGCAACTGGTTCTACACCAATCGAAATTCCTGGATTCAAATACTCTAAACGTGTTATCAACTCTACAGGTGCTCTAAGCTTACCTGAAATCCCTAAAAAACTTGTTGTAATCGGCGGCGGTTACATCGGTATGGAATTAGGTACTGCATATGCTAACTTCGGTACAGAAGTTACTGTAGTAGAAGCTGGCGACGAAATCTTAGCTGGTTTCGAAAAAGCAATGAGTTCTGTTGTTAAACGTGCCCTTCAAAAGAAAGGTAACGTAAATATCCATACAAAAGCTATGGCTAAAGGCGTTGAAGAAACAGAAACTGGCGTAAAAGTTAGCTTCGAAGTTAAAGGTGAAATACAAACTGTAGAAGCAGATTACGTATTAGTAACTGTAGGTCGCCGTCCAAATACTCAAGAAATCGGTCTTGAGCAAGTTGGAGTTAAAATGACTGACCGCGGTATCATCGAAATCGATGAGCAATGCCGTACAAACGTACCAAATATCTATGCAATCGGTGATATCGTTCCTGGACCACCATTAGCTCACAAAGCTTCTTACGAAGGTAAAGTAGCTGTTGAAGCAATTAGTGGCCATGCATCAGCTATCGATTACATCGGAATTCCTGCAGTATGCTTCACTGATCCAGAATTAGCATCTGTTGGTTACACTAAGAAACAAGCTGAAGAAGCTGGAATGACAGTAGTTGTATCTAAGTTCCCATTCGCTGCAAACGGTCGTGCTTTATCATTAAACAGCACAGACGGTTTCGTACAACTTGTAACACGTAAAGAAGATGGTCTTCTTGTAGGTGCGCAAGTTGCAGGTGCAGGTGCTTCTGATATTATCTCTGAGATTGGTTTAGCTATCGAAGCTGGAATGACAGCAGAAGATATCGCTCAAACAATCCATGCTCACCCAACATTAGGTGAAATCACAATGGAAGCAGCGGAAGTTGCTCTTGGAATGCCAATTCACATTGTAAAATAA
- the pdhC gene encoding pyruvate dehydrogenase complex dihydrolipoyllysine-residue acetyltransferase: MAFEFKLPDIGEGIHEGEIVKWFIKPGDEVNEDDVLLEVQNDKAVVEIPSPVKGKVLEVLVEEGTVAVVGDTLIKFDAPGYENLKFKGDDHDDAPKAEEVKEEAPKAEATPAATAEVVNERVIAMPSVRKYAREKGVDIHKVAGSGKNGRIVKADIDAFANGGQTVAATEAPAAVEATPAAAKEEAPKAQPIPAGEYPETREKMSGIRKAIAKAMVNSKHTAPHVTLMDEVDVTELVAHRKKFKAVAADKGIKLTYLPYVVKALTSALREFPMLNTALDDASQEIVHKHYFNIGIAADTDKGLLVPVVKDTDRKSIFTISNEINDLAGKAREGRLAPAEMKGASCTITNIGSAGGQWFTPVINHPEVAILGIGRIAEKPVVKNGEIVAAPVLALSLSFDHRLIDGATAQKALNQIKRLLNDPQLLVMEA; the protein is encoded by the coding sequence GTGGCATTTGAATTTAAACTACCAGATATCGGTGAAGGTATCCACGAAGGTGAAATCGTAAAATGGTTTATTAAACCAGGCGATGAAGTAAACGAAGACGATGTACTTCTTGAAGTGCAAAATGATAAAGCAGTAGTAGAAATCCCTTCTCCAGTTAAAGGTAAAGTACTTGAAGTACTTGTAGAAGAAGGTACGGTTGCAGTAGTTGGAGATACATTAATTAAATTTGATGCTCCTGGATACGAAAACCTTAAATTTAAAGGTGACGACCATGACGATGCTCCAAAAGCTGAAGAAGTGAAAGAAGAAGCTCCAAAAGCTGAAGCTACTCCAGCAGCAACTGCAGAAGTAGTAAATGAGCGCGTAATCGCTATGCCATCTGTTCGTAAATATGCTCGTGAAAAAGGTGTAGATATTCATAAAGTAGCTGGTTCTGGTAAGAACGGTCGTATTGTGAAAGCTGACATCGATGCATTTGCAAATGGTGGACAAACTGTAGCAGCAACTGAGGCTCCAGCAGCAGTAGAAGCTACTCCAGCAGCAGCAAAAGAAGAAGCACCAAAAGCACAACCAATCCCAGCTGGTGAGTATCCAGAAACTCGTGAGAAAATGAGTGGTATCCGTAAAGCGATTGCAAAAGCAATGGTTAACTCTAAGCACACAGCTCCTCACGTAACATTAATGGATGAAGTAGATGTAACAGAACTTGTTGCTCACCGTAAGAAGTTCAAAGCTGTTGCAGCTGACAAAGGTATTAAATTAACTTACCTTCCATACGTTGTAAAAGCTTTAACATCTGCATTACGTGAATTCCCAATGTTGAACACTGCTTTAGACGATGCTTCTCAAGAAATCGTTCATAAACATTACTTCAACATCGGTATCGCAGCTGATACAGACAAAGGTCTATTAGTACCAGTTGTTAAAGATACAGATCGTAAATCAATCTTCACTATTTCTAATGAGATTAATGATCTTGCTGGTAAAGCACGTGAAGGTCGTTTAGCTCCAGCTGAAATGAAAGGTGCTTCTTGCACAATTACAAACATTGGTTCTGCAGGTGGACAATGGTTTACTCCAGTTATCAATCACCCAGAAGTAGCAATCCTTGGTATCGGCCGTATCGCTGAGAAACCAGTTGTGAAAAATGGTGAGATTGTTGCAGCTCCAGTATTAGCATTATCTCTAAGCTTTGACCATCGTTTAATTGACGGCGCAACTGCTCAAAAAGCATTAAACCAAATTAAACGTCTATTGAATGACCCACAATTATTAGTAATGGAGGCGTAA
- the pdhB gene encoding pyruvate dehydrogenase complex E1 component subunit beta has translation MAQMTMIQAITDALRVEMKNDPNVLVFGEDVGVNGGVFRATEGLQAEFGEDRVMDTPLAESGIGGLAVGLALEGFRPVPEIQFFGFVYEVMDSISGQLARMRYRSGGRWTAPVTVRSPFGGGVHTPELHADSLEGLVAQQPGLKVVIPSTPYDAKGLLISAIRDNDPVIYLEHMKLYRSFRQDVPEGEYTIDLGKADIKREGTDVSVIAYGAMVHAALKAAEELEKEGISLEVVDLRTVQPLDIETIIASVEKTGRVVVVQEAQKQAGIAANVVAEINDRAILNLEAPVVRVAAADTVFPFSQAESVWLPNHKDIVEAVNKVMNF, from the coding sequence ATGGCTCAAATGACAATGATTCAAGCAATCACTGATGCTTTACGCGTTGAAATGAAAAATGATCCTAACGTACTTGTGTTTGGTGAAGACGTTGGTGTAAACGGCGGTGTATTCCGTGCTACTGAAGGTTTACAAGCTGAATTCGGTGAAGATCGTGTAATGGATACTCCACTTGCAGAGTCTGGTATTGGTGGACTTGCAGTTGGACTTGCACTTGAAGGATTCCGTCCAGTTCCAGAAATCCAATTCTTCGGTTTCGTTTATGAAGTAATGGATTCAATTTCTGGTCAATTAGCTCGTATGCGTTACCGTTCTGGTGGACGTTGGACTGCTCCAGTAACAGTTCGTTCTCCATTCGGTGGTGGCGTTCATACTCCAGAACTACACGCTGATAGCTTAGAAGGATTAGTGGCTCAACAACCTGGTCTAAAAGTTGTTATCCCATCTACTCCATACGATGCAAAAGGTCTTTTAATCTCTGCGATTCGTGACAACGATCCAGTTATCTACTTAGAGCATATGAAATTGTACCGTTCATTCCGTCAAGACGTACCAGAAGGCGAATACACAATTGATTTAGGTAAAGCTGATATCAAACGTGAAGGTACAGATGTATCTGTTATCGCATATGGTGCTATGGTTCACGCTGCATTAAAAGCTGCTGAAGAACTTGAAAAAGAAGGTATCTCTTTAGAAGTTGTTGACTTACGTACAGTTCAGCCATTAGATATCGAAACAATCATCGCTTCTGTTGAAAAAACAGGCCGCGTAGTTGTAGTTCAAGAAGCTCAAAAACAAGCTGGTATTGCAGCTAACGTTGTAGCGGAAATTAACGACCGTGCAATCTTAAACTTAGAAGCTCCAGTTGTACGTGTTGCAGCTGCTGATACAGTATTCCCATTCTCTCAAGCTGAGAGCGTATGGTTACCAAACCATAAAGATATTGTTGAAGCTGTAAACAAAGTAATGAACTTCTAA
- the pdhA gene encoding pyruvate dehydrogenase E1 component subunit alpha — MGTKTKKTLFNVDEQMKAIAAQFETLQILNEKGEVVNEAAMPELSDDQLKELMRRMVYTRVLDQRSISLNRQGRLGFYAPTAGQEASQLASHFALEAEDFILPGYRDVPQLVWHGLPLYQAFLFSRGHFMGNQMPENVNALAPQIIIGAQIIQTAGVALGMKLRGKKSVAITYTGDGGASQGDFYEGMNFAGAFKAPAIFVVQNNRYAISTPVEKQSAAKTVAQKAVAAGIYGIQVDGMDPLAVYAATAFARERAVNGEGPTLIETLTFRYGPHTMAGDDPTRYRTKDIENEWEQKDPIVRFRAFLENKGLWSQEVEEKVIEEAKEDIKQAIAKADQAPKQKVTDLMEIMYEKMPYNLAEQYEIYKEKESK, encoded by the coding sequence ATGGGTACTAAAACAAAAAAGACCCTATTTAATGTTGATGAGCAAATGAAAGCTATCGCAGCTCAATTTGAAACATTACAAATTTTAAATGAAAAAGGCGAAGTTGTGAATGAAGCAGCAATGCCGGAATTATCTGATGATCAATTAAAAGAATTAATGCGCCGTATGGTGTATACTCGCGTACTAGATCAACGTTCTATTTCTTTAAACCGTCAAGGACGTTTAGGTTTCTACGCACCAACAGCTGGACAAGAGGCTTCTCAATTAGCGAGTCATTTCGCACTTGAGGCAGAAGACTTCATCTTACCAGGATATCGTGATGTTCCACAATTAGTATGGCATGGTTTACCATTATACCAAGCATTCTTATTCTCTCGTGGACACTTCATGGGTAACCAAATGCCTGAAAATGTAAACGCACTTGCTCCACAAATTATCATCGGTGCGCAAATCATCCAAACTGCTGGTGTTGCGTTAGGTATGAAATTACGTGGTAAAAAATCTGTTGCAATTACTTACACTGGTGACGGTGGTGCTTCACAAGGTGACTTCTACGAAGGTATGAACTTTGCGGGTGCATTCAAAGCGCCAGCAATCTTCGTTGTTCAAAACAACCGTTATGCAATCTCTACTCCAGTAGAAAAACAATCTGCAGCTAAAACTGTAGCACAAAAAGCAGTAGCAGCAGGTATTTACGGAATTCAAGTAGACGGTATGGATCCATTAGCTGTATACGCAGCAACTGCTTTTGCTCGTGAGCGTGCAGTAAATGGTGAAGGTCCTACTTTAATTGAGACTTTAACATTCCGTTATGGTCCACATACAATGGCTGGTGATGACCCAACTCGTTACCGTACGAAAGATATCGAGAACGAATGGGAACAAAAAGATCCAATCGTACGCTTCCGTGCATTCTTAGAAAACAAAGGCCTATGGTCTCAAGAAGTAGAAGAAAAAGTAATTGAAGAAGCAAAAGAAGATATCAAACAAGCAATTGCTAAGGCTGACCAAGCTCCAAAACAAAAAGTTACTGATTTAATGGAAATCATGTACGAAAAAATGCCTTACAACTTAGCTGAACAATATGAAATTTACAAAGAAAAGGAGTCGAAGTAA
- a CDS encoding YjcZ family sporulation protein, protein MYGYSYCYPTTCSYPSYGYGGSCGGSGRGFALIVVLFILLIIVGAACIR, encoded by the coding sequence ATGTACGGATACTCATATTGCTATCCAACAACTTGCTCATATCCTTCCTACGGCTATGGTGGTTCTTGCGGCGGATCTGGACGCGGCTTTGCCTTAATCGTTGTGTTGTTTATCCTTTTAATTATCGTTGGTGCTGCTTGCATTCGCTAA
- the def gene encoding peptide deformylase — translation MLTMDNVIREGDSILRAVAKEVPLPANEEDTRTLREMIEFVINSQNPEMVEKYNLRPGIGLAAPQIGISKRMIAVHVTDTNDTLYSYALFNPKIISHSVERTYLSGGEGCLSVDREVPGYVPRYTRITVKATTIDGEEVKLRLKGLPAIVFQHEIDHLNGVMFYDHINKENPFVAPDDSKPLEL, via the coding sequence ATGCTTACAATGGATAATGTAATTCGTGAAGGAGATTCTATCTTACGTGCAGTAGCAAAAGAGGTACCTTTACCAGCAAACGAAGAAGATACACGTACACTAAGAGAAATGATTGAATTTGTCATAAACAGTCAAAACCCTGAAATGGTTGAAAAATATAATTTACGCCCTGGAATCGGATTAGCTGCTCCGCAAATTGGTATTTCTAAAAGAATGATTGCGGTTCATGTAACAGATACAAATGATACATTATATAGCTACGCCCTATTTAATCCAAAAATTATTAGTCATTCTGTTGAACGTACATACTTATCAGGTGGTGAAGGTTGCCTATCTGTAGATCGTGAAGTACCTGGATATGTTCCTCGTTATACAAGAATTACAGTAAAAGCTACTACAATTGATGGTGAAGAAGTAAAATTACGCTTAAAAGGTTTACCAGCGATTGTGTTCCAGCACGAAATTGATCATTTGAACGGTGTTATGTTCTATGACCATATTAACAAAGAAAATCCATTTGTAGCTCCAGATGATTCTAAACCTCTAGAGCTATAA